GGTTGGAAAGTCTACTATGAATATCTTCAGTCTTATACTGAGCATTTCGATTTGAAGAAGTATATAAAGGTATGTTTTATCCACATTATACACGAAAGAATACGCCTGATTTTATCAAGTTACGTTCCTCTAGGTCTTCCTATCCATCGTTTCTATTTACACACGCTATCTGCTTtcattaaacataaatatttctcattaatattattgaaacagttattttttttatgctgTTGACTTGTTAGATGtagaagtacatacataaattgtgAAATGTTTAATATGCCAATGGCTGTCATGTGGAAAGACGCTACAGATCACGTTAtagaagattaaaaataaacaatattaacaTTTGAAAATATCGATTTCAGTTCTTGCACCATGTAGTATCAGTAAAAAGAGAGGAAAATAAATGGAAAGTTAAACACAAAGAGGTGGTGACAAGAGAAGAATTTGAAGAAGAGTATGACTTTGTAATAGTTGGTGTTGGACATCTTAGCAAGCCTAAAATGCCTTATATAAAGGGAGAAAAGAAATTTCAAGGTATGTGAAAGGACAAATACGTCCATACTCTCTTGCATTTTTAGGTTTGAGCATAGTATaacataaattgtaataatattctataaTAGCCCTTTATTTTACCAAATTCTATACATattgagctgtttggcttcttAGTTGATAGCTCTCTGAAGATTGCATTTTCATTGGATGtttttaccatattttttttctagtttgAATAGTAATGaacattttcaaaactgaATCGACTGTCGGTTGTCCAATACAAGGATGATTTCACACTaggtatatgtacatacattcatacatataatcacgtctatatcccttgcggggtagacagagccaacagtcttgaaaagactaataggccacgttcagctgtttggctttatgatggaattgagattcaaatagtgacaggttactagcccatcccacaagaagaatcctaactttaaaagcctatccctcagtcgccttttacgacatccatgggaacgagatggagtggtcccattctttttttttattggtgccgggaaacacatgGCACAGgtatgtataggtattttaCGCAATGTGACAATCGCATTATAAAACATGGTTGACATTCAAAAGAGAAGTTAattttttcgtttatttttaggAACAATAATCCACAGTCACAGCTATAGAATTCATGATCCATACAAATGCCGCCGCGTCCTCATCATTGGGGCTGGCCCGTCAGGCATGGACATTGCTATAGCACTTACTGACGTCAGCAGAAAGGTCATCCACAGTCGTCATACCTTCATCAAGTTTAGGACGCCATTCCCAAAGAATTATGTGAAGAAACCCGACGTAAAAGAGCTGAATGAAACTGGCGCTATCTTCGTTGATGGCACTTATGAGGATATAGACGACATCATTTATTGCACAGGTTATTTAATATACaagcaatttaaaattttaaatctttaaaaaaattaatgaaccTTGCTTTTGTAATTACCATTTATGAACCTTTAATGTTAgctaaaactaaatttatatttataaattatgtatagTCCTTGCAATGGTTTCTGTTTTTCTCTATGTCTAAAAAGACTATGGCATAATTTTCACTTACTAcggaaattttgaaaacacCATACCTACTCTTTTCTTTTCCGTTTCTCGCTATTTGGAACATACACAGGAATGATAAATTCATCACTTGTTACAACAGGATATGAATACGACTTCCCCTTTATCGACGAGTCAAGTAACCTTACCATAACGAAGAGTAGCGTCACTCCTCTTCACAAAAATGTGGTGAACATCTACCAACCCACCATGGTAATGTTGGGGTTGGTCGTACGCGCTTGTTTCGTGGTCGCTCTGGATGCTCAGGTATGCAaagatttaatatttcttatatatattctttatttatttgacgaaatattcgtattgaaataactagttctacattcagtcatgttttttaatgtagacaatgtgcattcgtccatgatttagatttaagagatctatatttgtacattgacgtccgatgaaaatgctgcactagtttgttccgcctcttcttctacacatgcgctttggaagcggtagtagttataattagatttaagtgatgtgacgtcaataagtgataccttatatccaattttgaaaataaatctattctattctaataacTAGCATAATAATATGCCAACAGCtgcatgaaataaaaaatatgtaccttAAAATTTTCCCGAAGTTTTGTTTTCTTcttcctcacctctctggagaggagcacaAGGTCCGCCTTGACAAAGATCCTGGATCGGGTAAGGCAGGttcttacacgaagcgactcctgtctgatctccgcaatcTTCGCAGGGGAAGAACCCATATTGGTTCATAGTTGCACATTCAGGAGGTTTTTAGATGCTCAGGTATGCAAACATTATGAAACTAGTATATGCCAGCGGCTTCGGTCATGAATTGTAAAATACCGATTACTGTAGCcgtattatttacaaattttgttgAGGTAGGTTTCATAAAAACTATCTATGTAACCATCTttacaaaatgtaatattcagatttctgtaACACATACATTACTGCGGAATAATGTTTCAGGCTAGGTATACGACAGGACTCATCACTGGGAACTTCAGTCTACCTTCACAAGAGGAGATGATGGCGGAATGGcagaaaaaatatctttctcTTAGAGCTCAGGGCAGGCCGCTATCTCACATGCATTCCTTAGGTGGAAACGAGGTAATTATGGGAAAAGATCAATCATCCTCTTacacaaacaacaaacaaacaaactgaccTTTTCATCTCTTATTTATTACGAGATGAACCGGAAATAACTTTTCTAAAGGTCTGCTAAAAGTTGAGTGACAGACGCTGAAAGCCGAAATCTAGTTCTTGCGATTggatttattacaaataactGCAACACTAGTAATTCATGCCTTTAAGATTACTAACACCAGACGTCATCTTCTTTCAGGACCAATACTATGCAGAACTTACAGAGGAGTCCGGCATTGAAAGAGTCCCACCAGTCATGTTCAAGATCCGCGCGAGTGACACCCGCGCTATAGTCGATAATTTACTGACTTATCGACATTATTCctacaaagtgctggatagtGAGCACTTCACTAGAACATGGGAGGGTAACGAGAATGAACATGAACGAAATAAAAGTTTCAGTAACTgttaagttgtttttttttgtttagcgCCCAAAATATCTTCTACGAACTCAGCAAATGAATTGGTTTACTCACATTTTCTTGCTTTCGTTGACGGCATTATTCAATATTGTCAATGTCATTCTCAAGATGTCACACTAGGTAGGAtattaactataaaaaaatagataaacatagtATAAGTTTTTAGTCTTACCATTGATATCGGAATAATACAGTTTTCATAGCTCGAAGTGACACACTTTACATCTCCATAGACTaagatacttattaaaaaacaggACAGAATCTGTGaaacagattgagctagccccaaaGAAAGTTCTAAACTTCTGggatgttaaaatattatgaaattctAGTATCTGGATACTTAACTATATAAGTAACGATTCAAACCGATAACCTTTTAAAAAGTCGGATGCGTTGATATCTTATACAATAGCCAAAGTTTCCAAAGGttccatattttattaatatctgaTCCAAAGGTGtattttttcatctttatttattttaactttttcattGTCCTCACTGtatgagatttaaatatgaaaaattacgAAATGCCAAATAACTTCCTTTTACCTTGAGTTAAGTAACGCATCAATTCTGACCGTTAATTAGAGTAGACCATTccaagaaatatattatttaattccaTACTGCATAATTATCAATAGTCTCCGTTTAatacttgtgccgtgtggttttcggaaCTTTAggatagcaccactccatctctttcccacaaATATCGTAACCGGCACCCCGGGCtgctctccagagaggtgagaatgTTACCGAAACAAACGCAGGAGGATATATTTAATACTGATCTGATGGCTACCTTTTTCATGGTTCTCTTTGCAGGAGTCAGACTGAGTAACTATTTGTTTATGTGTAAACTCTCtattacacataaaaatataacaaagtaCAAAACAATtactagattttatttttgagatcTTGATCcctaaaatgaaataacaaattCGTAGTAAATACTATaaggttttattgttttataagaTAAggtttatcataaaaattggCTGCTGGGGGTCTAAATATTATCTtctttaaacaaacaataatacgataaaaaataatattctctTTTTTGTGGCCAATGAAAAATTGTGCAAGATGTTTGTGACTTCCTAAAAAGATAGGATCAATATGATATCAACGAACTCTCttaactgataggccacgttcagctgatacaattgagattcaatagtgacaggctagcacatcgcctaaaagaacgattctaagtttataagcctatcctttagtcgccttttacgacaaacacgggaaagagatgaagaaaTGAAATGGATGAAAATGCTTGTatgctaaaaataaactagatATTTTAAAGGTGATTTAAGTCTTGggccaaatataaaaaatggttCCAGTAGTTtgtgagtttatttgtaacataataatgcaaaaatatttgaagaaaaattttatgagctactagctgttgcccacGACTTCATTCGACGTAAAAGTTCACTGAAAAAGCTGACCCGCCGCATTGCCCCATAGAGGGGTAGAGGAGCGATTTTTATACACCAGTTTAAGTTGGACCAGGCCTAACACCTCTGAGTAAACCGCATACTTGGAGCAATTGTTTTCTCGTCATgtgaatacaaacatacagaaattttaaaaaacattttggatACTGTtgttcttatattttatttattatatgtattgatataattaagttttacaGATGTGTGgacaaaacaaaaaccaagtaatacatatataggtcTTGTAGGCAAAAAAGGTAACGTTGTTGTTTATTAAAGATTAGAGATTATTTACAAATCCGCAGTATGTAATCActacatttaattattcattatcacTGCTTTGTATAAGTTATGAGGTTAACCGATAACTTATGTGTATAACTATAgtaaaatgtaagtaatatataaTGATCTAATTTGGTCCATAGTCAAGATAGTTAGTAACCGGAATGGTAATGCTAAgtgtgatttttaaataaataaaatgtttcggTACATAATCGCAATCTGTGCATATCAAGTGGGATTTCTACTGGCTGTGAGTACTTTTTTATgcatttcttcttttaaattcaAGTGTTTTTTGCACGATCAATCATGGTATAATTGAGTGATTTACAATTCAAAACATAAACTAAGccgaaaattttataaaaaataatcagaaACTATTATCGATACAAATTGTATTtgagataattattttacatttttgatttCCATCGGATGAGATATACAGTGAGGAAATCTGTGAAAACTTTAAACAACGCGATAAAggctattaatttttattctgacTGGTTGTCATTCGACCCTGGTCGCCTGTTCCTGGTAACGGGGTCACGGAGGTCGGCTGTCAGTCATGTGATTCTCTGACCACTCTACGCACGCAAACACCTCCGTCATCATGGTCTTTTTCCATAAAACTTATCTTTGTTTTATGCGCGTGTCTAAAGCAAGAGAATGTATGTTAAAGCTCATGGTAGTTCGAGTATTTAAGCAACCTTCTTATTGGTATAACAACTGCAACTTACTCATGTCTATCGAAACCTATAACCATCGAAATGCAAGTACTATTATCCTCTTTTTGGGGCACTCTGATCGGTAGGTAAGGAATCCACAAATCTTAACCAACCTGCCCATAACCCAACTTATCTACCCAGGGGCCTAATTATACCTATCCATCATACAAGTAAAAggagtttaaaattttttccTGCATTTATATCTATAGTCCTACCGATTTGTGTCTAGTCGCTTCTCCTTCTTGTCCTAGAAAGACCAccacattatattttattttattgtcatgtTTAATTTCTTCTAGTCCATTGCactgattttattaatatttgaaagaTACTGTGAGATTCTGGTGGCCGTGTAATAAGCAGTTCTCAGATCtactagatacatacataaaatcccgTTCTCTTTCGGAGGggaggcagagacttcatctttacacttgcctggatctttgcatacttattttgcttcatccactttcataagtgtctctttatgcaagctcatcggtttcgggtactcttgacctgactttttgCCAGAACGTTCTCAATTAGGTCATGGTACTATTTTACCAGATCAAGCAATACTATGATAGGATAAGCCCCCTATCAAAGTTAGTTTGGTAAAGGGCCCGTCGCTATGTGTATTGTAACGACATCTAGGAATAAAATAGTAGACTAACCAAGCGCAACTACAACTTGAAATAGTAGGTTTTGTATGCttctggtttttttttaaataatataatgtcgTGCAGATGTCAGTAAAAAgacaacacaaaaagatcctgTATTGTAGAATTATAATCTGTATTgtagcattatttcaaaatataaattagtaagccatataaaaaaatgagataaaaaggaaacgttaaaatttaagatgagtatgataggtaggtaattaaattaattcaaaatttcatacaaaaaaatcttattgttataataagtTACACAGCAACTACTTACCTAATGATAactaaaaggaaataaaacaaaagactgataatATTACTGATAAGAGAGAGATGACAGTGTGAAATATCAGTTAATGtttactgaaaatatttagTCAGTCTCCGTAAACGCACACAAAGAGGCAGACGTCACTAAGTATCGATTTATTTTGTGGGGAACAGTAAACAATGACACACGGACGATAACAGATAAAGTTGCGcgatttttttgtagaaatacACGGCATCTTATTTGAACGACGTTGATTTATATGCGAGTTTACATGGTAAGggcaaattaatattttacagcTTGTCGTTATTTCAAGAATTCAATTTCCTAAGAAGATTATTCCTTTCATAGATATATTGcattaagaaaattaagattaaaaactaCCTAAATAatcgaaatttaataaaattgattaaatatCCTGTAGTGTCGGCATCGGCACAGACTCAAACAATATGTTTACATTCTATTCAATGCCACGGCTTCTTGCATGTGTGCGTATGTCATATTGAGTTCGAAGTCGTTTGTGTTTGTAATTTTGACAGTTCATGTGCATTCACGAAGAGAGTTAACTATCAAAGTGTTGTTTTGTGGATTCAGTAGGTAGATACCTACTGCTTATTTTCTATGTTAAGTTCCCAGAGAAGAGACATTATTTTAGGCACATAGTAGTGATTTTTACCCAGGATTACGCAACCGTAGTAATGTcctattagaaaaaaatatatatagctcTCGCCATGTAACCCCTGAAACTTTACTATttctgtaccaaatttcatcaaaatcagtccagttgtttttttttttatcgacatggcttaattctttttattaaatttattacaggCCAAAATGACGAACCCAAGAGTGTGTGTAATTGGAGCTGGCATAGCAGGGTTGACAACCGCCAGGTACCTGAAGGAAGACGGTATTAACTTCACGGTTCTGGAAGCCACGAGATATGTCGGCGGCACATGGCGATACGATCCAAGAGTAGACGTCGATGAAAATAATGTCACTATGTACACCAGCATGTATAAACATTTACAGTATGTAGTcttaattaagtaggtacagcGAAGGTTGAAAGTCACCACttgcttatttaaaatatgttagtTCCGCTTATTTTACTCGTCATAGTCTAACGTACTCATAATGGTAAATGCCTCCCGCAGTCCTTACCTTAAGACATTTttcttacttaaaaattaacttagaTCAACttactttttgtatttaagtacctacctaatctTTGATTGATTCGCGTAATCAgtgataggtacctactacttaCGGTTACCTACCTACCAATCTCATTAGTATTTTTctcatgttttgtttttaatcccATTGGTATACCACTAGTCCAGCCTAATTGTTACATAAGTAAGGAGTGAAATTTCAAGACATACATACTGTTcccaaactttttaaatacgtAACCTAATCGTTTCAATTCTAGAACAAATTTGCCTAAACCCACAATGGAGCTACCGGGGTTTCCATTACCTGATGATGCACCTTCATATCCTGGTTGGGAAGATTACTACAAATATCTTCAGTCATATGCTAAGCACTTTGATTtggagaaaaatataaaggtgagataattgttataattttacgaCATAATTCAAAACATATTTAGATTATGCCAATTACTATATTTATCAAAACCATAGCCCTTCACAGTCATGATAAAAAtttgtacctatatatcaaacaaaaactactcaaTGTTTTTAAGATAAGTAAAAATGGTACTTACATAGAAGGATATTGCTGTcattattaagattattatgtcggtttatataaataacattacattAAGTGCCCACGTTCAAACTACTTACTtgcaaagaaatattatatgctacgcacttatttaaaaaatataataaattattataaatacaaattcaaagaaaaatatctaaattataatttgaatttcagttcTTACACAATGTTATATCAATCAAAAGAGATGAAAACGTTTGGAGAGTAAAACACAAACAAGTAGTTACAAAAGAAGAATTTGAAGAAGAGTATGATTATGTCGTTATTGGCACGGGACACCATAGCAAAACTCACATGCCAAACATAACGGGGGAGGAAACGTTCAAAGGTATACTAATTTCATAGAGACATTTTCGaagatataatatgtattggaaccaattatttaatagataGGATTTTTAACGTGAAAATATATGGTGAATACAGAATATGGCCACACAGAAAAATTCGAttacgatttttttatcatttgtaACAAAAGAAACTGATTCATTCTATATGCTGTTTTTTCACTACCTTCAATGatataatcctactactattataaaggcgaaagtttgtatggatgtatggatgtttgttactctttcacgcaaaaactactgaaccgattaccatgaaatttggtatgtaggtagctgaagacccagaataacacataggctactttttatcccagagttcccgcgggattgatagggtttccatgcggacgaagtcgcgggcggcctctagtactacATAATTACAACTTTAATCGGCTTTTCAACGTTTCAGGGACAATAATACACAGTCACAGCTACAGAGTACCTGATCCTTACAAATGCCGTCGGGTGTTGATCATTGGAGCCGGTCCATCGGGCATGGACATCAGTTTGGATGTAGCCACAGTAAGCACCACCGTCTTTCATAGTCATCACTCCACAGCCGAGGACTTAACGCCGTATCCAGAAAATTATGTGAAAAAACCTGACGTGAAGGCACTAAGTGAAAGTGGAGTCGTCTTCGTTGATGGCACTTTTGAAGAAATTGATGATGTTATTTATTGCACAGGTTCGTATAacttttatgataattttggAGCTAAAAGGATCATACAAATTACCCAGTTCCAGTTAAACGATCCAAATTATGGGAGAATTTCACTGGTCTAGCGTTCTGATTACCCTACAAAATCTCTTTAGAATCCCTTTAGTATTCTGTATTACTCACCTAGAGTACTCACTACTCTATTCTAAGAGCGTTCACGATATAATACCTGAGCATCGTGATCGTcttgaaattattttggtgcgtgatgttgatttttttaattacattccAATTTCTATCATATGGACCGATTTCATTGCACCCGACTACGCTTACCCACATTAAGTAAGTCAGCAGTTTAatttatagaatattttttaattccactACTAATCatcattaaatattgttataggCTACGAATACTACTACCCATTTCTAGACGAATCCAGCGGTCTATCAATTTCCCACCATAGCGTGATTCCCTTGTACCGGTACCTGGTGAACATCCATCAACCAACCATGGTGTTATTGGGGCTTGTGGTGCGAGCCTGTGTCGTGATTGCCTTAGATGCCCAggtaatcaaaatattatttatgttttatttgttaagaTTTCACCTTTCCTTATGGGCAAATTAGTGTTGTCGATAAGTACATCTAAGATCTATAGGAGTCATAGAAAAAGAGTTATCGAATTCCGTGAATGAACTAATCTATTTCGTTTGCTGTATACTGAcgaagtattattattatctttttgtaggatttttctctttttatcttTGATGTGGTTTGTGATTGAAGGTTGAGATATCTAAGAATAAATAGGGAAATTTCACGATCAGATCATACAAAAGGCTAAATATGATCTCTTTTATATCGTTTTCATCTATTAACGTTTCTAGCTTGCTCCTTTAATCTATTGCCAATACTgtgcaataatttttataaagaatttaatatttctaggCTCGATACACAGCAGCCCTTATCAACGGCAACTTCAATCTACCCTCTCATGACGAAATGATGGCGGAATGGCAAAGACGATATGACGTGGTTAAATCACAGGGCAAGCCTCTGTCGCATATCCACTTTTtagaagcaaaggaagtaagTAGCCTTTTATTTACCTTCTTAATGTTAGAAACAATATTGGGGAAAAATCACACAAATAGTAGAAGTATTTTAGAATAACTTCGTTTCAGTTCCTCTGTTTTCTGTGGAATTCATATGAGGCTACTGAGAGGTTAAGCACCTAATACAAAAACCATTATCAACACTGAGTTAGGTTAGCTTTGCTGTACCTATAAGGTGACCGAGATAAGACGGGATTCGATTTGTATACACCTACTTGTGCTCTCCAGAATTAACATTATCAGGAAAAATGCCAGAAAGACAAaagttgaaaaatatatgttctttttaatattcttattcTGCTTCCAGGATGAGTACTACGCAGATCTAACAAAAGAGTCTGGCATAGCGAGAGTGCCTCCAGTCATGTTCAAAATTCGTATAAATGATATCAAGAGTAAACTGGAAAACCTGCTCGTATACAGACGTTACACTTACAAAGTGCTGGACAGTGAgaatttcaccacaactttGGACACCGTCCAGAATGAGAGAAAAAATGAAAGTTGTGTACCATAATTT
The sequence above is drawn from the Amyelois transitella isolate CPQ chromosome 18, ilAmyTran1.1, whole genome shotgun sequence genome and encodes:
- the LOC106143670 gene encoding senecionine N-oxygenase, whose amino-acid sequence is MLLILFVCYCQVSLVMAVSIPNPRVCVIGAGISGLSAARYLKAAGVNFTVLEATRYIGGTWRYDPRVGFDDHGLPVFTSMYKDLKTNLPKPTMELPGFPLPEDAPSFPGWKVYYEYLQSYTEHFDLKKYIKFLHHVVSVKREENKWKVKHKEVVTREEFEEEYDFVIVGVGHLSKPKMPYIKGEKKFQGTIIHSHSYRIHDPYKCRRVLIIGAGPSGMDIAIALTDVSRKVIHSRHTFIKFRTPFPKNYVKKPDVKELNETGAIFVDGTYEDIDDIIYCTGYEYDFPFIDESSNLTITKSSVTPLHKNVVNIYQPTMVMLGLVVRACFVVALDAQARYTTGLITGNFSLPSQEEMMAEWQKKYLSLRAQGRPLSHMHSLGGNEDQYYAELTEESGIERVPPVMFKIRASDTRAIVDNLLTYRHYSYKVLDSEHFTRTWEGNENEHERNKSFSNC
- the LOC106130170 gene encoding senecionine N-oxygenase isoform X2, with protein sequence MFRYIIAICAYQVGFLLAAKMTNPRVCVIGAGIAGLTTARYLKEDGINFTVLEATRYVGGTWRYDPRVDVDENNVTMYTSITNLPKPTMELPGFPLPDDAPSYPGWEDYYKYLQSYAKHFDLEKNIKFLHNVISIKRDENVWRVKHKQVVTKEEFEEEYDYVVIGTGHHSKTHMPNITGEETFKGTIIHSHSYRVPDPYKCRRVLIIGAGPSGMDISLDVATVSTTVFHSHHSTAEDLTPYPENYVKKPDVKALSESGVVFVDGTFEEIDDVIYCTGYEYYYPFLDESSGLSISHHSVIPLYRYLVNIHQPTMVLLGLVVRACVVIALDAQARYTAALINGNFNLPSHDEMMAEWQRRYDVVKSQGKPLSHIHFLEAKEDEYYADLTKESGIARVPPVMFKIRINDIKSKLENLLVYRRYTYKVLDSENFTTTLDTVQNERKNESCVP
- the LOC106130170 gene encoding senecionine N-oxygenase isoform X1 — encoded protein: MFRYIIAICAYQVGFLLAAKMTNPRVCVIGAGIAGLTTARYLKEDGINFTVLEATRYVGGTWRYDPRVDVDENNVTMYTSMYKHLQTNLPKPTMELPGFPLPDDAPSYPGWEDYYKYLQSYAKHFDLEKNIKFLHNVISIKRDENVWRVKHKQVVTKEEFEEEYDYVVIGTGHHSKTHMPNITGEETFKGTIIHSHSYRVPDPYKCRRVLIIGAGPSGMDISLDVATVSTTVFHSHHSTAEDLTPYPENYVKKPDVKALSESGVVFVDGTFEEIDDVIYCTGYEYYYPFLDESSGLSISHHSVIPLYRYLVNIHQPTMVLLGLVVRACVVIALDAQARYTAALINGNFNLPSHDEMMAEWQRRYDVVKSQGKPLSHIHFLEAKEDEYYADLTKESGIARVPPVMFKIRINDIKSKLENLLVYRRYTYKVLDSENFTTTLDTVQNERKNESCVP
- the LOC106130170 gene encoding senecionine N-oxygenase isoform X3, with amino-acid sequence MRVYMAKMTNPRVCVIGAGIAGLTTARYLKEDGINFTVLEATRYVGGTWRYDPRVDVDENNVTMYTSMYKHLQTNLPKPTMELPGFPLPDDAPSYPGWEDYYKYLQSYAKHFDLEKNIKFLHNVISIKRDENVWRVKHKQVVTKEEFEEEYDYVVIGTGHHSKTHMPNITGEETFKGTIIHSHSYRVPDPYKCRRVLIIGAGPSGMDISLDVATVSTTVFHSHHSTAEDLTPYPENYVKKPDVKALSESGVVFVDGTFEEIDDVIYCTGYEYYYPFLDESSGLSISHHSVIPLYRYLVNIHQPTMVLLGLVVRACVVIALDAQARYTAALINGNFNLPSHDEMMAEWQRRYDVVKSQGKPLSHIHFLEAKEDEYYADLTKESGIARVPPVMFKIRINDIKSKLENLLVYRRYTYKVLDSENFTTTLDTVQNERKNESCVP
- the LOC106130170 gene encoding senecionine N-oxygenase isoform X4 gives rise to the protein MTNPRVCVIGAGIAGLTTARYLKEDGINFTVLEATRYVGGTWRYDPRVDVDENNVTMYTSMYKHLQTNLPKPTMELPGFPLPDDAPSYPGWEDYYKYLQSYAKHFDLEKNIKFLHNVISIKRDENVWRVKHKQVVTKEEFEEEYDYVVIGTGHHSKTHMPNITGEETFKGTIIHSHSYRVPDPYKCRRVLIIGAGPSGMDISLDVATVSTTVFHSHHSTAEDLTPYPENYVKKPDVKALSESGVVFVDGTFEEIDDVIYCTGYEYYYPFLDESSGLSISHHSVIPLYRYLVNIHQPTMVLLGLVVRACVVIALDAQARYTAALINGNFNLPSHDEMMAEWQRRYDVVKSQGKPLSHIHFLEAKEDEYYADLTKESGIARVPPVMFKIRINDIKSKLENLLVYRRYTYKVLDSENFTTTLDTVQNERKNESCVP